The window TTTTTCATTTCATGATTGCTAATCATAACTTAAATGCAACTCTCAGAGATGCAAATTAACTACAATAATAAATAGGGTACCAATTAAATACtaagaaatttaaattattaaataataatgataaatacattatttagtaataaaataataattcacaTTCTAGGTTTCTTCAGAAACACTACAGTGCCATGCACGTTATATAGCTCAATGTAAATTGGATCTGATAATTTAGATACAAACAAGGGCCACTAGGTTCAATCATGTTGCCCTCCACACTTTCCCATTGCCTCTTTCATGTCTGGTGAATAGCTCACTGCTGAATTTACTGCCAGATCTCTGCTACACAGTTCCTCACTTTGCTCTAAAATATCATTCTTAATATTCTGAACTTGAGTCATTTCCACCAAGAAAAatcaggggatggggagaaagaaGCCTATTGGGGAGGGGGGCATTTGCCTGCCTATGATATTGCATCACTGTGTGCTTTTACACAAAAGTTTGAAGCTATGTACAACTTCAGCAGCATTGTTAAGAGCAGCTGCAGGGACATGCCTGCATCCACTTGGTAACTGAATGCCACCAAGAATTAATACGGACGGAATTGAACTCATGTGGAACAGAAGCTTAAGGAGGAAGAATACTCAAGAGTTGAGCTGACAGGTTCAACTGGAAGTTTCTGCACTGGTAAGTAGCCACTTCATTTGCATCTATTTTCCATAAAATGAGCTCAGCATagtttaaataaatgtaaaaatgcttGCTAAACATACTGTATAGCATCTCTAATCAACAAAACAGATTAAGTAGATTCTGTGACATGTTATCAACTTAGTCCTTAAGAAATGGAGCTGGCTATCATTTGATCAGTAAACAACAAATTATCAAGGAAATCATTTAGTTAAAACATCCTTTGGATTTCTCAGATAAAACGTCATGGCACAGCCTACAAATTCTAAATGGTGGGCTCACTTCAACTCGCATTAAATGTGCCTAAGTAGCATTAAGGGGATCGCTTAGGCAAAAATGAAAGTCAAGTGTACCCGTGTTAACAAAATTATTCCTGGAAGAGTAAGCGCCGTGTCTACCTGGCAAGGCTGCTTCATCTTAATGGCCGTGACGTGGTACCGATAGCAGCACAGTTCGCACGTCCAGGAACCTCTCTCGCTGATCCACTTTAGCAGACACAGCTGATGGGTATACCGAACAGAACCGTCGCATCGGCAGGGATTTAACAACTCACCCTGAAAAGAAAACGGCTCGCTGTGAATagtcctgtttctgcctccacttACAAACCCTAAgctctccttcttccccttctaaACGATTTAGCCAGAAAGATACAAGCATCAAGCTCTATCCCAGAAAaccaaattaaatttttatatgtcTGATGGGAATGAtattaaagtcttaaaaaaaaaaactatttccaaGATAGTGCTTAGAGTTATGACATAAATGTTCCTCTGACATGCAAAATGTCTGCAAGACATAGCCCCCAATACCCTTGGGAGAAAGCTCTACTATTAAATCTCTTTAATAACTTTTAAGTGGATGGTCAGATGCATTTCCTCTGCAGTTATTCTTAATCATTGCTGAAGAAGAAATGCATGGCGGAAAGCAACTCATAGTATCATTATGCTTTTACTTTTTCTAAATGCAGCATCATAAATATTGACTCGGGGCACTATGTTTCTGAAAGCCTGCATATTCTTATGCAACTTCCTTACTTTTAAAGACATTAAACCCAGTGTTTTCACACACTTTGGAAGGGCGATGCAttatcttcccccccccccagcatgaTGCTTCTCATGAAAGTTTTCATATGCCTCTAATGGTGCTTGTAATTTTTGAAATGTGTTTCTAACAAAACATCAAGCACATCAATTGGCTAAAatagcctttctttttttaatgtacttCCTTTTGCAGAACTGTAGTGCCTTTTGCATTAATAATTTGCAATAAAGGAAATATATCCTTTTAGTATTGTAGCACGActtaccctccccccccccccataccccCTATTTGTAGTCTGAGACTACGCTTTCTGGATACATTAATAGAAAAGAGACTTCACCTTTGCATCCTATAGATTTGACTCTACTTATAAACTAAAACGCTTTGAGTAATTCACAAGAAACGCTTGATGGTGTTACCATTATAGCACCTGAGGCGTAACCGATTGCAAAATCAGGTAGAGGGAAAAAGTGTCGGTTAAATTTACTTCTGTATCTGCCATCAGGACACTTTATCTGCCTTCCCAGAAAGCGGACTGGAGTGGAAAGCACAGCTACGAGGCGTGCGCTGTCCGCGGTGCTGAAAAGGCTCACCGCCTGCAGACCTGGGCTCCCTCTGGCCTTACCTGCTCGGCGCCCTGGAAGCAGATCTTGCAAATGGGCTGATGGTGCTGGTGCTGATGCCCCGAGCGCTGgtcgccgctgctgctgctgcggctgcTGCACACGGAGCGTGTCTCGGGCTGATCTCCCGTGCCCCGCCGCTCGCCCTCCCCGCACGCACCGGCCTCGGGCTCCCCCGGGCCGCCTTTCTCCGCCGCTGCCTCGGGGAGCGCCACCTCAGGAAGGCGCCTCGGACCTTCGCAAGAGTCGCCGGCCGCTGACACCTCCTGGTCGCGGGGCAACAGAGACGGCGGCAGCGGCTCCTCCGCACCCTTGCGTCTTAGGGCCACCTCTACCGGCGGCTCGCCCGACCCCGCGGTGCGCTCCGGAGGAGCGGGCAGAGGCGGCCGGTAGCGTGGGGAGGTGGGGACCAGGGCCGGCTCTCCCGGCGGCGGGGGCGGAGGCGGCGGGGGCAGGGGAGGCTCGGCTTCGCGGCTGTCCACCCGGCTACACCGATTGCTGCCCTCGTTGCTCATGGTGGAACCGCCGCCGCCCTCCTGCCCGCCCGGTGGCGGGCCGGGCGCGGACTGCAGCCAGAGAAGAGCActaggggaggctggagagggaggagggaggagggctggaagGGGCACCCGGGCACCAGGACTGGGAGGGCGGGACCGGGAGGGGACGCGGAGGACCGGCGCGGCGGCGGCAGAAGCGGCTGTTCGGCTGAGCCGCCGGCTCGGCTCTGATGGAGGCGGCGCAGAGTTCGGCTGCGCGTGCCAGGCGCGcgaaggggtgggtggggggagggagggagggagggagcgcgGAGATGCgcagggaggctgggagggagcAGGCGTGGgactgggagaggaggagggggccgggggtgggggggacgagTCGTGCGTGAGAGGGAGGTGTGGGTGCAGAAGAGGACCCGACTGGAACTGGGGGATCCCTGGGCCGCTTCCACCAACCCCGCCCCGGGCCGCTCACGTCGGTTCCGGGGCGGATTGCCCCTCTCAGAAGCGCGCGGCACTGCGGCTCCCGTGAGctagggaaagggggaggggtcGGAAGCTGCTGATCCAAAAACCGTTACTGGGTGGGTCTGAGGGGGGAATTCCGTGGCACTGGCCGGGTGGGGGCGCGATGGGCCAAGAGGAGCCCCGCCGCGTGGGAGTTGGGACGAGGGAGAGGTAGGTATCCCCGTGGTGCAAGAACCCATTGAACAGAGGCGCGCGGGAAAGGGCTCCTGGGGACTGATGCTCTAACTGCTTTTTACTCTACTGTTGTTTGGGGGATCCCAGCCCTTTCCCCCTCAGGGGACTCTGCATCCCTTGCCTTCAAACAGAAGCCTCTAGAACCTTTGTCATCCCACTGTTTTCCCCCCTCCTTGAATCCTTCAGTCCCTCTCTCCTGCAGTATGCATCCTGGGTTTGTAAATTTTTCAGATGCCTCAGAGGGTGGAGGGTCACATCCTGTGGCAATGCCCCGCTGTGTGGCTTGTGTGGCTTGTGGATCTCCATCCTTATAGCAATGTCGCTGCCTCCTTCCCGGGAGAAGGGGCTACAGCCTTGAACCTCTATTTGACTCAGTCTGGTTTCTCTCTCAAACTCCTTCTGAGGCCCGCCCGGTTCTTTTTTGAAGGGGACCCCCACCCCGCGAGCGCCCCGCTTTCTGACAGGGTACTGGACAGAAATCTGCGCTCCTGCACTCTGGCAGTGTGTTCCAAATCCGGCAGTCTGAATTCTTAAGGCATTGGATTTATACCCTGAAAGGTGTCTATGCAAATCAATTGTGACTTTTCACTGATGTGGCACTTTAATGATTTGGACACAGCAACTGGCCCTGGAAACATTGGTTTTTGCCTAACTTCATAGCTGAAGAACCAGGGTTAGATAGGCAAGCCACCGCATCGCTCAAGGTCACCAGCCTATTAAAGGACTTTTAAGATACTTGACTGACTTCAGCTTTCCTGGCTCCGGCAGGGAGGGCCGGGGGATGGGGGGCTGCATTCTCTCCCAATCCTTTCTTCATCCTCTTGAAATAGTTCTATAGTATGTGGTTTGTTTggtgtctctaactccagttaaCAGATTTTGAAATGGTTGAGACAAAATACCAGCTTAAGTAAGTTTTTCAATTATACATGTGGTGGTATGAAGTATATTTgcctttcacaaaaaaaaaaaagacaagacacaaATCTTTTGACATATATCAGTGTGATCTGGATgaagttgcaaaaaaaaaaaaaaaaagtcaagaatgCTTTGTCACAAATGGCCTCGGATGAAACAGCTTCCAGGAATGTCCTCTCACACTTAGTTCCCTCAGACCAGTTTATTTTTGGTAGCAGAGTGGCAGGCAGCaaacacagttttaaaataatcCTTGCAGGCCCTAGGAACTTACCACATTGAAGAAATGTGATTGTAGATCGGTGTTGTTTGGGTCTTCACCTGTCAAAATTACACTGCGCACATTTATATATTACCCCACTCCTAAGATTTTCATAACTATTAATATACTCAGAAGCCTAGATCATAAATTCTTAAAGGGatacaaaatttatatttaatgcCAAGTAATTCAATGTATTGCTAATAAATCTCTATGAGATATTACAAAATATTGTCATTAAAGGACAAAATGAAGGCAGAGATTGTATGGATAGCTAAGCAGGTAAACAGCATCTAGGTGTGTCCTTTCAGTTGcttatttctggaaaaaaaataactccaATAACAGAAAATTCCATTTCCTTAATATGATTGCTAACCACATAAAAACTGAAGGAAACATTGTTTCCCAGCTTCGTTGAAATCAGAGGTAAATCCCCTTTCCCCTGACCCCCAAAGTCTTGTTAGGGATCTtccctttacctactgagtcttCAAGGAGTGGTAGAAACTGTGACTTTTGACCTCTGCTGTAGAAGTGTGGAGTCATGGGAGACAGGGAAAGAGGAACTGTCAACACCCaagtggaagagaggaaggaggcacCCAAAGAAGAGCTGAGGAAGGACACCACAGCTCCCACAGTCCCCAGACACTGATGTGTATGAAcctagtttttttaaaaaatcaagttctGTCAAATGCAAGTAAATGTTGGAATGTATATGGAACCATTCTTAACTTATATAAATAAGGAGAAAgctaaaaataacaaagaagatTAAAGAAATCCATCATTATGCTCCCCACATACATCCTTCACTAGGCGGGCTGTTTCACTGTGAAGTACGGACCCTTTAGACCTCACTAGCTGAATCTAAGAATGGTGGGAAAATGAGAAAGAGCCAGGCAAGTGTCAGATGCTCTTCTGTAGCATCAATGTACATCCCTAAGAGTTTCTTCTGCAGCTTCCCTAGTGTGCACACCCTGGAATTAGATGCTGAGATCACTTCAAGGGAAAAGGGTTAGACAGCAGTTAATGCAGGCTATGGCAGGTGGGAGTGATTTTAGATTTATCCTGAATCTGGACTAGGCGTGATGGCCTTGATATGCccttcaaacaaataaaaatagcctGGAGAGCTCTTTAGAATTGCTCCTTTAAATCGTTTAAGTGTAGCTCTTACAGATATTCCAAAATTGTTCCTTTGGCACTTTTAGGATACATTGATACCTCCATGGAGATGGAATCCACATAGTATTCTCGGTTGTCTTCACACATCCAAGAAAGGAAACTAAGAATCCAGCCTATACTTAATCCCCAAATCATTTCCCTAGCCTTACACTGTGCTTGACAGTGAGGAGCTACACACACCATACCCAGCACTCACCTGTGAGGAGTATATCTTTGTAAGGCACCAGAACCTAAGCAGTGTCTGTGGCCTCATGTCAGCATGGGTGCATGTGCAGAGAGGTCCACAACGTACAGCTTCCCTCCGCCCCACTTAACCCTAGCTTCACATACCGGTTGTATCAACCAAAGCCATGTCTCACTAAGCAGGTCCAGTCCAAAAGCAGGTGACACCCCTAAGCCTTTTGTTCATCTTTATTATGCCAGTAGCCAGTTGCTCACTCACTGTGTTGCTCAAACCAAAAATTTTTGACGTCATCTTTGCATTTCCTTTTTCACCTTAGTGTATGAAATTTAAAAGTCCTTCAAATGTGCTTTCAAAATATATACCAAATTCTACGACTTCTTTTCACCGCTGTGCCCTCTGTCCCAGTTCAGACCACCATCCTGGTGCACCTGGCCCATCAGCATGGATCCTGACTGCCCCTGTGCTTCCCACCATGGAACCATCTCCTGCAACAGCCAGGTGATCTGATTCAAGTACGAATTCAACCCATCAGCTCCCTGCTCAGCATCACTGATGCTTCCCATCATGCTTGGTGTACTATTAAAAACCTTAGCACACCCCTACCCCTATCTCTGAAGACATCTGCATACCCTACCCAGAATTCATTTATTTCCAAGGATCTCTTTCTTCTCTATTCCTGTCTTTAAGACTCTGTCCCGTCTCTCACTTCACTCACCCTCTCCATCTGAAACAAGATCTTCCAGTCTCATTATAAGTCTGACCTTAGCCAAGTTCCCTGGTTCATCACACCACCTAACATCTGCTCATTCATCCCACCACCTAACATCTACTCATATATTCATATAGTGcgttttttcttgtttgttttctcacgCAGCATCTTTGATGTagtctttccctataggaaacttTCCTCCTCAGGGTTCTATTGCCAATGCCTAGAACAGAGCAATGCACAgcaaatatttacaaaattaaaaaaaaaacaaatagtctATCAGGAAGGAAATTATTCACCAGCTTCTGTGTTTAAGGCACTGCAAGGCTGGTTAAGCTGAAATTCTCAGGTGGGAATGCAATCATCAGTAGACTTCTTCCATAGGATGCAAACTATTCTTCTCCACTTCTTAACTGGGTTAATAAAAATTATCTCATGTTCTTAGTCACTTGTAGTTATTCTCTACTTAGTCTTTGTTACCAGGGGTAAGTGAAGTCAAAATCTTAGATGATTTGACCATGTTCAACAAAGACACATACATGACCAATATTAAAATTCATGCCACTGGACTTAGGGAGTCAGagtgaaggagaaaggagaaacaaTGGGCAATCTGACTAATCTTGTTACAGACTTGCTGTGTCCTCAGGTTTTACATGATTTGACATTTTAGTATTTGTCAAGAGAGCATAttctttcttcccatctttcTAATATTGATTACTACATCTCCCCATGGTTTTCTATCCCTGGTAATGTTTCCACTCTTAAAGGCTTCCAAATCTAAGATAGCCAGGTCCCCTCTACCTTTACTATGCTCACTGGTCCTCACCAACTTAATAACTGACTACAGTTCTCCAAGTCCCTGGTCTCATCTCTTCACTGGTCCCCACCAACTTAACAACTTGGACTACAGTCCTCCAAGTCCCCTGTCTCATCTCTAAAAGCTCTGGGATACCTAAActctgcaaacaaacaaatgtcatCAAAACTTCCTGATTGCCACCCAAACTACCCCCCCTTCAGCCCCCTCCCCAAATGTTCTGAGACCTTGAATACAAGAAACTGATCTCTTAAAGATTGTGCATGGTTTGTAAAAGATCATATTGCACTAAAATCATAAGGAATCCTTGTGTTCTCCCCTGTCTTGAAccttggaaacacaaaagagttcTTCACATCAGAGATGTTAATGCCCAAAGTGCCTAATTAAAACACTGTGGATGTCTGCATGCACAGGGCATCCAGAACCAACCTGCCATCTGGAATATAGTAAAATCGATGTCACTTGACAGGGCAGCCAAAACTCTAATAAAGCCATCTCTGATTCTGCTCAGCTGAAAATTATCTTGTTTTCTACCAAACTCATACATTAAATGTGATTTTATGCTACATCTTGAGTGCTATGCCTTGCATTATggcattaggtatgtttttatttGGGCCTTTCCCATTGTTCTACATATTAATCTATTTGAGTCTATCTGTGCACATATAACCCTTTTCTCTAAGGGCTATAATTACTATGATGCTCAGTAAGCATGAATTAAACATTAAATTAACataaattttaattcaaaataacttatttttaagttattaataCACTTTTAAACAAGTAACAACCTAAAAAGAGATGTGTTCCCACCATGCTTGGGTAGAGGGCAGAGGAGTCAGCTATAAAACTTGCTAATGCAGACAACCACTTCATAAGTAGCTTTGGCAAAGACTCTGTCCCAAAGAACCATTCAAGAGCTACAGTGTGTCCAGGGGAATTGCCaagcttccttcctctttcaCCTGTCCTTACCCTCCTTTCTCCAAATTGCTAATCACACTACCAGGACATGAGACCTTGTTGAGAAGAGTGGAAAGCTGAAGCAAGAAGGAACATTAGTTTTCTGGCTTTCACATTGATGCGAATCGGTCTGCCCCAGTGCCTATTTCTTTCATTGGGGCCTCTACCATAGAGGCGCTCTTCAACAaggaagagaaccagctccaagCTTACACTAGACCACTAACCCCAACAGCCTCCCTCTGCACCATTCCCCAGACCTTAAACATTCCAAAGGTGAGTTATGATGTCCCCAAGTACATCATACACTGATGACCAGCCAGTGAAGATTCCATCAACAAAATGCAGAATTACTGTGAGTCAT is drawn from Peromyscus eremicus chromosome 11, PerEre_H2_v1, whole genome shotgun sequence and contains these coding sequences:
- the Marchf11 gene encoding E3 ubiquitin-protein ligase MARCHF11 isoform X2; the protein is MSNEGSNRCSRVDSREAEPPLPPPPPPPPPGEPALVPTSPRYRPPLPAPPERTAGSGEPPVEVALRRKGAEEPLPPSLLPRDQEVSAAGDSCEGPRRLPEVALPEAAAEKGGPGEPEAGACGEGERRGTGDQPETRSVCSSRSSSSGDQRSGHQHQHHQPICKICFQGAEQGELLNPCRCDGSVRYTHQLCLLKWISERGSWTCELCCYRYHVTAIKMKQPCQASLSMKELQFTECLSDGELLICTGMY
- the Marchf11 gene encoding E3 ubiquitin-protein ligase MARCHF11 isoform X1, which encodes MSNEGSNRCSRVDSREAEPPLPPPPPPPPPGEPALVPTSPRYRPPLPAPPERTAGSGEPPVEVALRRKGAEEPLPPSLLPRDQEVSAAGDSCEGPRRLPEVALPEAAAEKGGPGEPEAGACGEGERRGTGDQPETRSVCSSRSSSSGDQRSGHQHQHHQPICKICFQGAEQGELLNPCRCDGSVRYTHQLCLLKWISERGSWTCELCCYRYHVTAIKMKQPCQWQSISITLVEKVQMIAVILGSLFLIASVTWLLWSAFSPYAVWQRKDILFQICYGMYGFMDLVCIGLIVHEGAAVYRVFKRWRAVNLHWDVLNYDKATDIEESSRGESSTSRTLWLPLSALRNRNLVHPTQLTSPRFQCGYVLLHLFNRMRAHEDVSEDNGSGEVVMRVTSV